From [Clostridium] symbiosum, a single genomic window includes:
- a CDS encoding SIS domain-containing protein: MSVKEIISEIKVKMDAAGGLKHVYFVACGGSKAAIFPGLYLLQSEAKTFGSTTYTSNEFVHATPKELDSRCIAVVCSLKATPETVEAVKTANAAGAVTIAMTGSMETGMAKVGQYVVTYSNGDDQVYSDSNQANALRIGFEILNQFEGYEKYDMAMEAYRYIDEIVAEGKEKCLPAAKEWAGKYKDEPVFYVLASGPNYGVAYSMCCCHFMEMQWKHGVCLHTGEYFHGPFETTDKKLPMVLLMSEGRTRALDERCLTFLKQYAENYIVIDFKELNAGRINPEIAEFFNPVVMIPVERYYVAQMAEVRDHSMDYRRYMWKVEY; this comes from the coding sequence ATGAGCGTTAAAGAAATTATCAGTGAGATTAAGGTAAAAATGGATGCGGCCGGCGGCCTGAAACATGTTTATTTTGTGGCCTGCGGAGGTTCTAAGGCGGCGATATTCCCGGGACTTTACCTGCTTCAGAGCGAGGCAAAGACATTCGGATCAACCACCTACACCAGCAATGAGTTCGTACACGCGACGCCGAAGGAGCTGGACAGCCGCTGCATCGCCGTCGTATGCTCCCTGAAGGCGACGCCGGAGACCGTGGAGGCCGTGAAGACCGCTAACGCGGCAGGAGCCGTGACAATTGCGATGACGGGTTCCATGGAAACGGGAATGGCGAAGGTGGGACAGTATGTCGTGACATATTCAAACGGCGATGACCAGGTGTACAGCGACTCCAACCAGGCCAATGCACTCAGAATCGGTTTTGAAATTCTGAACCAGTTTGAAGGTTATGAAAAGTATGATATGGCGATGGAGGCATACCGGTATATTGATGAAATCGTCGCCGAGGGTAAGGAGAAGTGCCTGCCAGCGGCTAAGGAATGGGCTGGTAAATACAAGGATGAGCCGGTATTCTACGTCCTGGCGTCGGGACCGAACTATGGGGTGGCCTACTCCATGTGCTGCTGTCACTTCATGGAAATGCAGTGGAAGCACGGCGTATGCCTGCACACGGGAGAGTATTTCCACGGCCCGTTCGAGACGACGGACAAAAAACTTCCGATGGTGCTTCTGATGAGCGAGGGCCGTACCCGCGCCCTTGACGAGAGGTGCCTGACATTTTTAAAACAGTATGCGGAAAACTATATTGTGATTGATTTTAAGGAACTGAATGCGGGAAGGATTAACCCGGAGATCGCCGAGTTCTTCAACCCGGTTGTGATGATCCCGGTGGAGCGGTATTATGTGGCACAGATGGCCGAGGTAAGGGATCATTCCATGGATTACAGAAGATATATGTGGAAGGTGGAGTACTAA
- a CDS encoding hydantoinase B/oxoprolinase family protein, whose protein sequence is MKNQVDAVTVEIVGNLLLSIAEEMGVALIKSAYSTNIKERRDISTAVFDPEGNMVAQAEHVAMHLGSLLGIIKEVYKKHAPEDIRPGDMFMGNDPYNGGGTHLPDITVTQPVFVGEKLIGWVANLAHHSDVGGKVAGSTSGDAVSIFQEGLKIPLVRVCRNDEVNDDIISFLMANSRIPGERYGDLQAQIASNRVGAKRLTEAFDRYDDLLVDSMHELQNYAERRLRAGIRNLPDGEYEFTDYMDDAGVGHPEPIRIQVRVTIKGDDMHLDFAGTDPQVNGPNNVTKNGLLATVFYSLKALIDPGIPSNAGIYRAFSVEAEPGTIINATNPAPVGARIDTCMRVADVIFGALGPAVPERALAGCNSSCTSAIFSGTDPEDPEHFYVYLETIAGGSGAQKSNDGLSGVQVHMTNTSNLPIEALEMEFPLLIVHKYGLLENSGGAGEYRGGLGIERIFEAMYDNINYTGLGDRQIYKPWGLYGGMEGAGGEYFITRTDGTVEKLISKCTDVPLHKGDIVTVHTPGAGGYGDPKKRKPESVLSDVIEHKVSIDKAEELYGVKIRKDGGSYRLA, encoded by the coding sequence CAGCGGTGTTTGATCCGGAGGGAAATATGGTGGCGCAGGCCGAGCACGTCGCCATGCACCTCGGCTCCCTGCTGGGAATTATCAAGGAAGTTTACAAAAAACATGCCCCGGAGGACATAAGGCCCGGAGATATGTTTATGGGAAACGACCCGTATAACGGCGGCGGGACCCACCTGCCGGACATCACGGTGACGCAGCCGGTGTTTGTCGGGGAAAAGCTGATTGGCTGGGTAGCCAACCTGGCCCACCACAGCGACGTGGGCGGCAAGGTGGCCGGTTCCACCTCGGGCGATGCGGTGAGCATTTTCCAGGAAGGACTTAAAATTCCGCTTGTCAGAGTGTGCCGGAATGATGAGGTCAACGACGATATCATCAGTTTCCTCATGGCCAACAGCCGTATCCCCGGGGAACGCTACGGGGATCTCCAGGCCCAGATTGCTTCGAACCGTGTAGGGGCAAAGCGTCTGACTGAGGCATTCGACCGCTATGACGACCTGCTGGTGGACAGTATGCACGAGCTTCAGAACTATGCAGAGAGAAGACTGCGGGCCGGTATCCGGAATCTGCCGGATGGGGAGTATGAATTTACCGATTACATGGACGATGCGGGTGTGGGCCATCCCGAGCCAATCCGGATTCAGGTCAGGGTCACCATCAAAGGGGACGATATGCATCTGGACTTTGCGGGAACCGATCCCCAGGTGAACGGACCGAACAATGTGACAAAGAACGGGCTTCTTGCCACGGTATTCTATTCGTTAAAAGCGCTGATAGATCCGGGAATTCCGTCCAATGCCGGAATATACAGGGCATTCAGCGTGGAGGCGGAGCCGGGAACCATCATCAATGCGACAAACCCGGCGCCCGTGGGAGCGCGTATCGATACGTGTATGCGTGTCGCGGACGTTATCTTTGGAGCGCTTGGACCGGCCGTGCCGGAGCGCGCGCTGGCAGGCTGCAACTCTTCCTGTACCTCCGCGATCTTCAGCGGAACCGACCCGGAGGATCCGGAGCATTTCTACGTATACCTGGAAACCATTGCCGGAGGATCCGGGGCGCAGAAATCAAATGACGGCCTGAGCGGCGTCCAGGTACATATGACCAATACCTCCAATCTTCCAATCGAGGCCCTGGAGATGGAATTTCCGCTTCTGATTGTCCACAAGTACGGGCTGCTTGAGAACAGCGGAGGAGCCGGAGAATACAGGGGCGGACTCGGAATCGAGCGTATTTTCGAGGCGATGTACGACAACATCAATTATACCGGATTGGGAGACAGACAGATTTATAAACCCTGGGGGCTCTACGGCGGCATGGAGGGGGCAGGCGGTGAATATTTCATCACCCGCACCGACGGCACGGTGGAAAAGCTGATTTCCAAATGCACCGATGTACCGCTGCATAAAGGTGATATTGTCACGGTACACACGCCGGGAGCAGGCGGCTACGGGGATCCGAAAAAGAGGAAACCGGAGTCGGTGCTGAGTGATGTAATTGAACATAAGGTTTCAATCGATAAGGCGGAGGAGCTTTACGGAGTAAAAATCAGAAAGGACGGCGGCAGCTACAGGCTGGCCTGA